A genomic window from Fusarium falciforme chromosome 2, complete sequence includes:
- a CDS encoding Myosin regulatory light chain cdc4: MASTNYKEAFALFDKRGNGRVSLESLGDLLRACGQNPTLSEIQDLEKNVGGDFDFETFQRVLNRPGGFRDPGEPEEYCRGFQVFDKDMTGFIGVGQLKYILTNLGEKMTDEEVDELLKAVDTSSGQVNYTDLVRTILAN, from the exons ATG GCTTCGACCAACTACAAGGAGGCTTTTGCTCTGTTCGATAAGCGCGGCAATGGCCGTGTTTCCCTCGAGAGCCTGGGCGACCTTCTCCGCGCCTGCGGCCAGAACCCTACCCTCTCCGAGATCCAGGACCTCGAGAAGAACGTTGGCGGTGACT TCGATTTCGAGACCTTCCAGCGTGTTCTGAACCGCCCCGGCGGCTTCCGCGACCCAGGCGAGCCCGAGGAGTACTGCCGCGGCTTCCAGGTGTTTGACAAAGACATGACGGGATTTATCGGCGTCGGCCAGCTGAAGTACATCCTCACAAACCTCGGCGAGAAGATGACCGATGAGGAGGTggatgagctcctcaaggctGTCGACACCAGCTCAGGCCAGGTCAACTACACTG ATCTCGTGCGAACCATCCTCGCCAACTAG